GAACGGATCCGGCGACGGCGGCGACTAGGCCGTCTCTTTCGGATCTTGCCGGTGCCGCGGCGGATCGACCGGGCGCGCCTCAGCTCACCGCCTGCTTCACGAGTGCGGCGATCCGCGCCTCCACCTCGGGCGTCACCTCGGTCAGGGCGAAGACGGCCGGCCACATCGGGCCGTCGTCCAGCTGCGCCTGGTCGCTGAAGCCGAGCGTCGCGTAGCGCGCCTTGAACTTCTCCGCGCACTGGAAGTAGCAGACGACCTTGCCGTCCAGTGCGTAGGAGGGCATCCCGTACCAGAGCTTCGGCGCGAGGACCGGTGCGGTGGCGGTGATGACGGCGTGGACGCGCTCGGCCATGGCCCGGTCCGCGTCCTGCATCTCGGCGATCTTCGCGAGCACGTCCTGGGCCGCCTCGGCCGACTTGTCCGCCTTCGAGCCGCGGCGCGCCGCCTTCTTGAGTTCCTGTGCGTGGTCCTTCATCGCGGCGCGCTCCTCGGCCGTGAATCCCTCGTGTGCGCGGTTGGCGGTGCTGCTCATGGTGGATCTCCTTCTTGAGGCTCTGCTTGTGTGGATCTCGGAACCCGGCCGGGGCCATGCGGCGGGACCGGGCGAGGCGTCAGGCCAGCCAGCGGCCGTCGCGCATCAGTTCACGGTCGGCGAGCTCGTTCTCCTCCCGCCAGGCCCGGATGCGGTGAGGAGTGATACGGAACCAGCGGTACCGCGTGGTCAGGGAGCGCGGGTCGAAGCCGGTGCGTGCGGTGAACCGGTCACTCAGGTGCGGCGGCAGTGCGTCGATGTCGAGGACCTCGACGTCGCCCTCGATCATGGCGACGTCGCGGGTGTGGCCGAGGGCGAGCCGAGCGGTCCGGGTGGCGGCCAGGTTCCGTCCGGTGGGGCTTTCTGCCGGGGTGGCCGCCAAGAGCGCCTCGCCGTCCCAGTCGAAGGACAGCGGTACCAGGTGGGGGACGCCGTCCGCCGAGGCACTGGCCACCCAGACGTCGACGTCGTGGCCGAGCCGGTGCTCGGTGTCGTGGCGGCGCTGTGCGCGGGAGCGGGGTGGGGTGCTCATCAGTCCTGCAGCAGTCCGATGAGGTTGCCGTCCGGGTCGATGACGGTGGCCACGAGGCGGCCGCCGCCGACGTCGTGCGCGGGCTCCTTGACGGTGGCGCCCGCAGCGGTCAGTGCGGCGAGCTTCGCCTCGATGTCCGCCACGTGCCAGTAGGCCAGCGACGAGGTCAGGCCCTGCGGTCCGCCGCCCGGGAGGAGGCCGATGTGCTGGCCGGCGGCCTCGAAGCCGACGTAGTAGGGGCCATCGGTCTGCGGGGCGACACCGAGCAGCGCGGCGTACACCGCCTTGGCCCGGGCGAGGTCGGACACGGGATGCAGCACGGTCTTCATCCCCTGGTGGGAAGAGCTGGTCACGGTGACTCCTTCGTCGCGGAAATCGATCGGCCCGGTGCGGTCCGCCGGGCTCGTTCCCTGTGATCACAGCTTCCCCCGGGCGGGGTAGGGGGTGCCTCCGTGCTGACCACGGAAAGCACCACGGATAATGGCCCGGTGTCCACTCCAGTGATCTCGGCTCGGGAAGCCGACGTGCTCGGGCTGCTCGGGGAGCACCTGAGCAACGCGGAGATGGCCGCGCGGCTGTTCATCTCCGTACGGACGGTCGAGTCGCACGTCTCCTCGCTGTTGCGGAAGTTGGAGGTGCCGGACCGGCGGGCGCTGTCCCGGCACGCAAGCGAACAGACGCGTGCCGAACGGACGCGTGCCGAGCAGGCGGGTGCCGAGCAGGCGCGCCCGGCACCCGCGCTTCCGGCACCGTTGACGGCTTTCGTCGGCCGGACCCGCGAACGCGGCGAGCTGGCAGCGGCGGTGACGGCACGTCGGCTGGTGACCGCCGTCGGTCTGGGCGGGGTGGGCAAGACGCGGCTCGCCCTGGCGGTGGCGGCCGACGTGGCGGGCGACTTCGCCGACGGGGTGTGCTTCGTCGACCTGGTCCCGGTCACCGATCCCGGGCGGGTGGGCGCGGCGGTCGCGGCGGCCATGGGCGTGGGCGAGCAGCCCGGGCGCGGCATCGACGACGCCCTGGTGGCCGCGTTGGCGGACCGTCAGGCACTGCTGGTCCTGGACAACTGCGAGCAGGTGCACGACGGGGTGGCGCCGTTCCTCGAACGGCTGCTCGTGGCTTGCCCGGGGATACGGGTGCTCGCGACCAGCCGGGCCCGGCTGATGGTGCCGTTCGAGTGGGTCTTCCCGGTTCCGCCGCTGTCGCGCGTCGGCGGCGGCGAGTCGGAGGCGGTGGCCCTGTTCCTGGAGCGGGCGGCGGCGGTCGGCAGGGCCCCGGCCCCGGCGGAACGCGACCGGATCGCGGCGCTGTGCGAACGGCTCGACGGCATGGCGCTGGCCATCGAACTGGCGGCGGCGCGGTGGTCCACGCTCGGTTTGGACGGCCTGGCGGCCGGCCTCGGCGACCAGCTCCGGATCCTCGCCGGCGGCCCCCGTGCCGACGGCCGGCACCGGTCGGTGCGGGCCGTCCTCGACTGGAGCCACGACCTGCTCGAACCGCGGGACCGGGCACTGTTGCGGCGGGTGTCGGCGTTCGTCGCTCCGTTCACCGCCGAGGCTGCCGCCGAGGTGGCCGGGTTCGCCCCGCTGGAGACGGCCGCGGTCGCCGACGGGCTCGGCAGGCTCGCCGAGCAGAGCCTGCTCGTCGTGACTCCGTCCGACACCGGCACCCGCTACCAGGCGTTGGAGACCCTCCGTCAGTACGGCACG
Above is a window of Streptomyces sp. NBC_01426 DNA encoding:
- a CDS encoding iron chaperone produces the protein MSSTANRAHEGFTAEERAAMKDHAQELKKAARRGSKADKSAEAAQDVLAKIAEMQDADRAMAERVHAVITATAPVLAPKLWYGMPSYALDGKVVCYFQCAEKFKARYATLGFSDQAQLDDGPMWPAVFALTEVTPEVEARIAALVKQAVS
- a CDS encoding pyridoxamine 5'-phosphate oxidase family protein; protein product: MSTPPRSRAQRRHDTEHRLGHDVDVWVASASADGVPHLVPLSFDWDGEALLAATPAESPTGRNLAATRTARLALGHTRDVAMIEGDVEVLDIDALPPHLSDRFTARTGFDPRSLTTRYRWFRITPHRIRAWREENELADRELMRDGRWLA
- a CDS encoding VOC family protein, encoding MTSSSHQGMKTVLHPVSDLARAKAVYAALLGVAPQTDGPYYVGFEAAGQHIGLLPGGGPQGLTSSLAYWHVADIEAKLAALTAAGATVKEPAHDVGGGRLVATVIDPDGNLIGLLQD